In Scleropages formosus chromosome 10, fSclFor1.1, whole genome shotgun sequence, a single genomic region encodes these proteins:
- the LOC108928656 gene encoding histone-lysine N-methyltransferase 2A-like has product MFVFCQVCCEPFHLFCLEEVERPQQEQLKNWCCRLCQTCSLCHRQQLSPRPLLECVKCHDHYHPECLEPHHPTRPNKTKIWVCPRCVHCGRCGYSTPGPSGEACWSLDYSMCQQCVKESFKDECCLLCEKRCDEDCNDGVFESKMIQCGRCGHQVHAKCENLSDEMYEILCSHFEGIAYTCIRCAVSNPVDWRSSLQSALQSSVQRVLSALLDSPTSRHLLYHDQSVMKTADLNLEPEESLPASCSAEGPGPPVLAESLAVPLDLMSVKRKMKIGQYSSVMEFSDDVVRIIQAAMRANGGDPEKMKADYLVKSFFIKLMDRAFPWFKVKESKFWEVKKVSSSCGLAPSAMLPRLDHSYAQQWERNRITPVEEVVGAPQTSVCHTEDTEVLTQSDRSDNRQCVLCLLYGDVDANEGGRLLYIGWYEWAHVNCVLWSTEVFEDEEGVLKNVHMAVVRGKQERCELCQRPGATVGCCVASCSSNFHFMCARHQQCAFLEDRQVYCQHHSSLVKGENVSESEFEVMRRILVDPEGISLRSNYRCGLKSEDIRVP; this is encoded by the exons ATG TTTGTGTTTTGCCAGGTGTGCTGTGAACCATTCCATCTTTTCTGCTTGGAGGAGGTAGAGCGCCCCCAACAAGAGCAACTGAAAAATTGGTGCTGTCGCCTCTGCCAGACCTGCAGCCTTTGTCATCGCCAGCAATTGAGTCCCAGA CCACTACTGGAGTGTGTGAAGTGCCATGATCACTATCACCCCGAGTGCCTGGAGCCTCACCATCCTACCAGGCCCAACAAGACAAAAATATGG GTCTGCCCCAGGTGTGTGCACTGTGGCAGGTGTGGATACAGCACGCCGGGACCAAGTGGGGAGGCTTGCTGGTCACTTGATTACTCCATGTGTCAGCAGTGTGTCAAAGAGTCTTTCAAAG atgaatgctgcctgctttgtgagaAACGATGTGATGAAGACTGCAATGATGGTGTCTTTGAGAGTAAGATGATCCAGTGTGGGAGGTGTGGCCATCAGGTGCATGCCAAGTGTGAGAACCTTTCAG ATGAGATGTACGAGATTCTTTGCAGCCATTTTGAGGGAATTGCCTACACCTGCATTAGATGTGCTGTGTCTAATCCAGTGGACTGGAGGAGCTCATTGCAAAGTGCATTGCAAAGCTCTGTACAACGAGTCCTCAGTGCATTACTTGACTCCCCTACCTCTCGACACCTGTTGTACCACGACCAG TCAGTGATGAAAACTGCAGATCTGAACTTGGAGCCAGAGGAAAGCCTGCCTGCAAGTTGTTCTGCTGAAGGACCAGGGCCACCAGTCCTGGCAGAATCTCTGGCTGTGCCTCTTGATCTCATGTcagtgaagaggaagatgaaaatTGGACAGTACAGTTCTGTG ATGGAATTCAGCGATGATGTTGTGAGGATCATCCAGGCAGCCATGAGAGCTAATGGAGGAGACCCTGAGAAGATGAAAGCCGACTATCTGGTTAAGTCATTCTTCATTAAG CTAATGGATCGAGCATTTCCTTGGTTCAAGGTGAAAGAGTCCAAATTCTGGGAAGTGAAAAAAGTGTCTTCCAG CTGTGGACTAGCCCCTAGTGCCATGCTGCCTCGTTTGGACCACAGCTATGCACAGCAATGGGAACGTAACAGGATCACCCCAGTTGAGGAAGTTGTTGGTGCTCCTCAGACTAGTGTCTGTCACACTGAGGACACAGAAGTCCTCACGCAGTCTGACAGGAGTGATAACCGACAGTGCGTGCTGTGTCTGCTGTACGGCGATGTTGATGCTAAT GAGGGTGGGAGGCTGCTATACATTGGCTGGTACGAGTGGGCCCATGTGAACTGTGTCCTTTGGTCCACTGAGGTATTTGAGGATGAAGAGGGTGTCCTGAAGAACGTGCATATGGCTGTGGTCAGGGGGAAGCAGGAG CGCTGTGAACTTTGCCAGAGGCCTGGTGCCACTGTGGGCTGCTGCGTAGCCTCCTGTTCCAGCAACTTCCACTTCATGTGCGCCCGTCACCAGCAGTGTGCATTCCTAGAGGACAGGCAGGTATACTGCCAGCATCACAGCAGCCTTGTGAAGGGGGAG AATGTGTCAGAATCTGAGTTTGAGGTGATGCGGCGGATCTTGGTAGATCCAGAAGGTATCAGCCTGAGGTCGAATTATCGCTGTGGTCTGAAGTCTGAGGACATCCGG GTTCCATGA